One region of Streptomyces sp. NBC_00442 genomic DNA includes:
- a CDS encoding DUF4357 domain-containing protein — protein MTETEGGTPDSEEPPQFLLRLPGASGVDRARGVLLDEVGTNGSRKFRILAGSPARDHEMPSFSKHFSGTAVARETMRNTGVLRPSTRWPGWLELAQDVDCGSPSFAAGVLVGAPRNGWVDWKTEAGAPLSDFMEGVWPGPARAWLVRGSNVAGADLVQKLWLPEERVSLAAPRLRQGIGQGTSKERLRTVVEEDWGTTATYNQKLELVEELHAFLSRMKPGDTVCTLSGGRFYVGEITGPAEQTASDNGRSNLRRPVEWQSTGHPYDVLPEEIQQRLSVQHDVVDLTTVQPLIEGLGLSDEELADEAEAIERDPSGTTPALTARRELELPVPEQHLADELLVHDVAWLRDIRDLLWDERQLILYGPPGTGKTYTALKLAEYLGGGPEQVKLVQFHPSYAYEDFFEGFRPREDPDTREVAFRLTAGPLRELADLASREGNRHIPHFLIIDEINRANLAKVFGELYFLLEYRNKSVRLTYSGDDFALPPNLFVIGTMNTADRSIALVDAAMRRRFAFVELSPRTEPTSGLLRRWLDREGLDTRAADLLDALNSRIEEADFRIGPSYLMKKGAHRQGGLERTWRTKILPLLEEHHYGESFDIEKRYGLDALARSIGDGESYEPSP, from the coding sequence ATGACCGAGACCGAAGGCGGGACTCCCGACTCGGAGGAGCCGCCGCAGTTCCTGCTGCGACTGCCGGGGGCGAGCGGGGTCGATCGGGCGCGCGGGGTGCTGCTGGACGAGGTGGGGACCAACGGAAGCCGGAAGTTCCGCATCCTGGCGGGCTCGCCCGCCCGGGACCACGAGATGCCGTCCTTCTCCAAGCACTTCTCCGGCACGGCCGTCGCGCGGGAGACGATGAGGAACACGGGTGTGCTGCGCCCGTCCACTCGCTGGCCCGGGTGGCTGGAGCTGGCCCAGGACGTCGACTGCGGGTCCCCGTCCTTCGCCGCGGGCGTGCTGGTCGGGGCGCCGCGCAACGGCTGGGTGGACTGGAAGACGGAAGCGGGGGCGCCGCTCTCGGACTTCATGGAGGGGGTCTGGCCCGGTCCTGCCAGGGCCTGGCTCGTCCGGGGTTCCAACGTGGCGGGGGCCGATCTCGTCCAGAAGCTGTGGCTTCCCGAGGAGCGGGTTTCTCTCGCCGCCCCTCGCCTGCGCCAGGGGATCGGCCAGGGGACCAGCAAGGAGCGCCTGCGCACGGTTGTCGAGGAGGACTGGGGCACCACGGCCACGTACAACCAGAAGCTGGAACTCGTCGAGGAACTCCATGCGTTCCTGTCTCGGATGAAGCCCGGCGACACCGTGTGCACACTCTCCGGCGGACGGTTCTACGTCGGTGAGATCACCGGCCCCGCCGAGCAGACCGCCTCCGACAACGGAAGGTCCAATCTGCGGCGGCCCGTCGAGTGGCAGAGCACCGGCCACCCGTACGACGTGCTGCCCGAGGAGATCCAGCAGCGGCTGTCCGTCCAGCACGATGTCGTGGACCTCACCACGGTCCAGCCGCTCATCGAAGGGCTCGGCCTCTCCGACGAGGAACTGGCGGACGAGGCCGAGGCGATAGAGCGCGACCCCAGCGGCACGACACCCGCCCTCACCGCCCGGCGTGAGCTGGAACTCCCCGTGCCGGAACAGCACCTCGCCGACGAACTGCTGGTGCACGACGTGGCCTGGCTGCGGGACATTCGCGACCTGCTGTGGGACGAACGGCAGCTGATCCTCTATGGCCCGCCCGGAACCGGCAAGACGTACACGGCCCTCAAACTGGCCGAATACCTCGGCGGCGGGCCCGAGCAGGTGAAGCTCGTGCAGTTTCACCCCTCTTACGCCTACGAGGACTTCTTCGAGGGGTTCCGCCCTCGTGAGGACCCGGATACAAGGGAAGTCGCCTTCCGTCTCACCGCCGGCCCCCTGCGCGAGCTCGCAGACCTGGCGTCCCGCGAGGGCAACCGGCACATCCCGCACTTCCTGATCATCGACGAGATCAACCGGGCCAACCTGGCCAAGGTCTTCGGCGAGCTGTACTTCCTCCTGGAGTACCGCAACAAGTCGGTACGTCTCACCTACTCCGGCGACGACTTCGCGCTCCCGCCGAACCTCTTCGTCATCGGCACGATGAACACCGCCGACCGGTCGATCGCCCTGGTGGACGCGGCGATGCGCAGGCGCTTCGCCTTCGTCGAGCTGTCACCCCGCACCGAGCCCACCAGCGGCCTGCTACGGCGCTGGCTCGACCGGGAGGGGCTCGACACCCGGGCCGCGGACCTTCTGGACGCGCTCAACTCCCGTATCGAAGAAGCGGACTTCCGTATCGGTCCCTCCTACCTGATGAAGAAGGGGGCACACCGGCAGGGCGGTCTGGAGCGCACCTGGCGGACCAAGATCCTGCCGCTGCTGGAGGAGCATCACTACGGGGAGTCCTTCGACATCGAGAAGCGCTACGGACTCGATGCGCTGGCCCGGTCCATCGGCGACGGCGAATCGTACGAGCCTTCGCCGTGA
- a CDS encoding McrC family protein: protein MTTVELAEYGPPVTVPLPDEVGRSLAASRIVEAAPDPYRSGCWRLRAGGKVGAVALRSPGHSAVTLRIAPKVPVARLFFLIGYASNPHFHRDGEVSVAEQDELLPALAQGFERSLERALRQGVLQGYRHTDEAAPVVRGRIREADQVRRHHGRAFPVEVAYDDYGTDIAENRLLRAATERLLTLPRVPDRVRRRLRHHRGRLLDAQPLIPGSRDLPQWRASRLNLRYQPALRLAETVLRGLSVEHMDGRITIDGYLFDTHKIFEDFVCIALREALAQYGGRSALQAQGVHLDEAQAIRMRPDLVWYGNQGIPRAVADAKYKAEKPEGFPDADLYQMLAYCTALGLRDGHLVYARGYEPSATHRVRHAGIRIHQHALALEQSPDELLAAITSIARSMVEGAFAT, encoded by the coding sequence GTGACGACTGTCGAGTTGGCCGAGTACGGGCCGCCCGTCACTGTGCCTCTCCCGGACGAAGTCGGGCGCTCGCTCGCTGCCTCCAGGATCGTCGAAGCCGCACCCGATCCCTACCGGTCGGGCTGCTGGCGGCTGCGCGCCGGCGGCAAGGTCGGCGCGGTGGCCCTGAGGTCACCCGGGCACAGCGCCGTCACCCTCCGCATCGCCCCCAAGGTGCCGGTGGCGCGGCTGTTCTTCCTCATCGGTTACGCATCGAACCCCCACTTCCACCGGGACGGGGAGGTGAGTGTTGCCGAGCAGGACGAGCTGCTTCCCGCGCTGGCGCAGGGATTCGAGAGATCCCTCGAACGTGCCCTCCGGCAGGGAGTGCTCCAGGGATACCGGCACACGGATGAGGCCGCACCGGTCGTCCGAGGACGTATCAGAGAAGCGGACCAGGTCAGGCGGCACCATGGGCGGGCGTTCCCGGTCGAGGTCGCCTACGACGACTACGGGACCGACATCGCGGAGAACCGGCTGCTGCGCGCTGCCACGGAGCGGCTGCTGACCCTGCCCAGGGTGCCCGACCGCGTACGCCGTCGGCTGCGCCACCACCGTGGCCGGCTGCTGGACGCACAGCCGCTGATCCCCGGCAGCCGTGATCTGCCGCAGTGGAGGGCGAGCCGGCTCAACCTCCGCTACCAGCCCGCGCTACGGCTGGCCGAGACGGTGCTGCGCGGCTTGTCCGTGGAGCATATGGACGGCCGGATCACCATCGACGGGTACCTCTTCGATACGCACAAGATCTTCGAGGACTTCGTCTGCATCGCACTGCGCGAGGCGCTGGCGCAATATGGGGGGCGCAGCGCACTTCAGGCGCAGGGCGTGCACCTCGATGAGGCTCAGGCTATTCGGATGCGTCCGGACCTGGTCTGGTACGGCAACCAGGGCATCCCACGAGCTGTCGCGGACGCCAAGTACAAGGCGGAGAAGCCCGAAGGATTTCCGGACGCCGACCTTTATCAGATGCTCGCCTACTGCACGGCGCTCGGACTCCGCGACGGTCATCTCGTCTATGCGAGGGGCTACGAGCCGAGCGCGACTCATCGGGTGCGGCACGCGGGAATCCGTATCCATCAGCACGCCCTGGCCCTGGAACAGTCGCCCGACGAGCTGCTGGCCGCGATCACGTCCATCGCCCGCTCGATGGTCGAAGGCGCGTTCGCGACGTGA
- a CDS encoding N-6 DNA methylase, producing MKESTPPASDSLITGAEIARLAGVTRAAVSNWRRRYSDFPAPADGGTSTPLFSLTEVRSWLAKQQKGTDLSDDVRLWQALRGAFGDDMVAGIAGAARFLAHEDDSRLDDNLVDLAARVAAKESAARVIDQLVERFLDSSRRAGSDQVTSLRLVKAVRHFVGPVPDDSVILDPACGIGTLLLSVGLTKGSVRRGQEIDPAAGELAQARAELTGPQDTVIEIGDSLREDRWPDLRADLVLCDPPAAGPDWGREELLLDARWELGTPSKAEGDLAWLQHCYAHTAPGGRAVVVMPASVAYRKAGRRIRAEIVRRGLLTEIVALPPGMVASHAQPVHLWVLQRPSGPSDSATSVRMVDLTANAPDGPMEPTAEQVADVPLIDLLNDSVDLTPSAHVDASRQDFPAEYRALQRGIEERLNRLAALLPALTAGEGPGTLDSATISLADLSRAGLVDLADAEPTSTSEQLDTEYLRGFLRSASNNRRSTSGSGSYRLDVKGARIPQMAVEEQRRYGAAFRALKEFEEHIGEVTRLAEQVSALARDGLTNGALLPPEDGA from the coding sequence ATGAAGGAATCGACTCCCCCGGCTTCCGACTCACTGATCACTGGTGCAGAGATTGCCAGGCTGGCGGGAGTGACACGTGCTGCTGTCTCCAACTGGAGGCGGCGGTACAGCGACTTCCCAGCACCTGCTGACGGTGGAACGAGCACGCCCCTCTTTTCGCTGACCGAGGTCCGTTCCTGGCTGGCCAAGCAGCAGAAGGGCACCGATCTTTCAGACGACGTCCGCCTGTGGCAAGCACTGCGGGGTGCCTTCGGTGACGACATGGTCGCAGGCATCGCGGGCGCTGCCCGCTTCCTCGCACACGAGGATGATTCCAGGCTGGACGACAACCTGGTCGATCTGGCTGCGAGGGTGGCGGCTAAGGAATCAGCAGCCCGAGTCATCGACCAGCTGGTCGAACGCTTCCTGGACTCCTCACGACGTGCTGGCTCCGACCAGGTCACGTCGTTGCGGCTGGTCAAGGCCGTGAGGCACTTCGTGGGACCAGTGCCCGACGACTCTGTCATTCTCGATCCGGCCTGCGGTATCGGCACGCTCCTCCTTTCCGTTGGTCTCACCAAGGGGTCTGTACGCCGGGGTCAGGAGATCGATCCAGCGGCTGGGGAGCTGGCCCAGGCGCGAGCCGAGCTCACAGGGCCACAGGACACCGTCATCGAGATCGGGGACTCTCTCCGCGAGGACCGCTGGCCCGATCTGCGCGCCGACCTTGTCCTGTGCGACCCCCCGGCCGCCGGCCCGGACTGGGGCCGGGAGGAGCTGCTCCTCGATGCCCGCTGGGAACTGGGCACGCCTTCCAAGGCGGAGGGGGATCTGGCCTGGCTCCAGCACTGCTACGCCCATACCGCTCCAGGCGGTCGGGCCGTGGTCGTCATGCCCGCTTCCGTGGCCTACCGCAAGGCCGGCAGGCGCATTCGGGCCGAAATCGTCCGGCGCGGCCTCCTTACTGAGATCGTGGCACTCCCGCCCGGCATGGTGGCATCACACGCTCAACCGGTGCATCTGTGGGTGCTGCAGCGCCCGAGCGGCCCCTCTGACAGCGCGACTTCAGTGCGGATGGTGGATCTCACCGCCAATGCGCCCGATGGCCCCATGGAGCCGACAGCCGAGCAAGTCGCCGACGTACCACTGATCGATCTCCTGAACGACTCTGTCGACCTCACGCCGAGCGCGCACGTGGACGCTTCCCGGCAGGACTTCCCCGCCGAGTACCGCGCCTTGCAACGGGGCATCGAGGAGCGGCTCAACCGATTGGCCGCATTGCTGCCCGCCCTCACAGCGGGCGAAGGACCGGGAACACTGGACAGTGCGACGATCAGTCTGGCCGATCTCTCCCGTGCTGGGCTCGTCGACCTCGCCGATGCTGAACCAACCTCTACCAGTGAGCAGTTGGACACCGAGTATCTACGGGGGTTCCTGCGCAGCGCTTCCAACAATCGTCGTTCGACGAGTGGCAGCGGCTCCTATCGCCTCGACGTCAAGGGAGCGCGCATCCCGCAGATGGCCGTGGAAGAGCAACGCCGTTACGGTGCCGCCTTCCGTGCGCTCAAAGAGTTCGAGGAGCACATCGGCGAAGTGACCCGGCTGGCAGAACAAGTCAGCGCTCTTGCCCGTGACGGCCTCACCAATGGGGCACTTCTGCCTCCCGAGGACGGTGCCTGA
- a CDS encoding NUDIX hydrolase, translated as MSENEHEAKMAHPRMAAGALFFDDADRVLLVEPSYKDYRDIPGGYVEHGESPRQACMREVHEELGIKPHIGRLLVVDWAPNPGEGDKVLYLFDGGRLSAEQRQQIALQADELRSYDFHDAQQLPELTIPRLARRITAGIQARAADLTAYLEQGVSPETGA; from the coding sequence GTGAGCGAGAACGAGCACGAAGCGAAGATGGCCCACCCGCGCATGGCAGCCGGCGCGCTCTTCTTCGACGACGCCGACCGGGTCCTGCTCGTCGAACCCTCGTACAAGGACTACCGCGACATCCCCGGCGGATACGTCGAGCACGGAGAGTCTCCGCGACAAGCCTGCATGCGCGAAGTCCACGAAGAGCTGGGTATCAAGCCCCACATCGGCCGCCTACTCGTCGTGGACTGGGCACCGAATCCGGGAGAGGGAGACAAGGTCCTCTACCTCTTCGACGGTGGCCGTCTCAGTGCGGAACAGCGCCAGCAGATCGCCTTGCAGGCCGACGAGCTCCGCAGCTACGACTTCCACGACGCCCAGCAACTGCCAGAACTCACCATTCCACGCCTCGCACGCCGGATCACCGCCGGGATCCAGGCCCGTGCAGCTGACCTGACTGCCTACCTGGAACAAGGAGTGTCGCCAGAAACAGGGGCTTGA
- a CDS encoding helix-turn-helix domain-containing protein: MTENLTIGERVAWYRRRRGLSQEVLAGLVGRTTDWLSKAENNRIELDRLSVITSLAEALDVSLGDLLAEPTLMEWSNDSGRRTVPALREALMDYKQLTPLLVPPPDDEPPALKDLRANVKEILDAYQASRYGFATRRLPLVLADALAASCAYSGRKREEAHTLLALTYQGAAMVLGKVGESELAWIAADRGLTAAQHSGQSAVTGSLFRAVTHCLLATGRFTPAVQLVNDAAAVMQPGLRTANDEYLSVYGTLFLAGAMAAARAEDRATTQTFLREADEAAQRLGTDANHLWTAFGPTNVAIHCVATAGELGDIQIAADLGQRIDTSGLPVERRVRHNLEVARALSAWNRTDEALATLLDAEQAAPEQVRHHYLSRELVIGWIRGTRGRPSQPVADLARRLGVVGG, from the coding sequence ATGACAGAGAACCTGACCATCGGCGAGCGCGTCGCCTGGTACCGGCGCCGACGCGGCCTCTCCCAAGAAGTCCTGGCCGGCCTTGTCGGGCGGACCACGGACTGGCTGAGCAAAGCGGAGAACAATCGGATCGAGCTCGACCGGCTCTCGGTGATCACCTCACTCGCCGAGGCCCTCGACGTCTCCCTCGGAGACCTGCTCGCCGAGCCGACCCTCATGGAGTGGTCGAACGACAGCGGCCGCCGCACGGTGCCCGCTCTGCGCGAAGCGCTCATGGACTACAAGCAGCTCACGCCGCTGCTCGTACCTCCGCCCGATGACGAACCGCCCGCTCTGAAGGACCTTCGGGCCAACGTGAAGGAGATCCTCGACGCTTATCAGGCGTCTCGTTACGGCTTCGCCACGCGACGCCTTCCCCTCGTACTGGCCGATGCCCTCGCCGCATCCTGCGCATACTCGGGGCGTAAGAGGGAGGAGGCTCATACCCTGCTCGCCCTGACCTACCAAGGCGCGGCCATGGTGCTGGGCAAGGTCGGGGAGTCGGAGCTGGCATGGATCGCCGCCGACCGCGGCCTGACGGCCGCGCAGCACAGCGGCCAGAGCGCGGTGACGGGCTCGCTCTTCCGGGCAGTCACACACTGCCTGCTGGCCACCGGGCGCTTCACCCCGGCGGTCCAGCTGGTGAACGATGCGGCAGCCGTGATGCAGCCTGGCCTGCGCACCGCGAACGACGAGTACCTCTCGGTCTACGGCACCCTCTTCCTCGCTGGCGCCATGGCGGCCGCCCGAGCGGAGGACCGGGCGACGACGCAGACCTTCCTTCGAGAAGCCGACGAAGCCGCACAGCGGTTGGGCACCGATGCCAACCACCTGTGGACGGCCTTCGGCCCGACGAACGTGGCTATCCACTGCGTCGCCACCGCCGGAGAGCTCGGAGACATCCAGATAGCCGCGGACCTCGGACAACGCATCGACACCAGCGGTTTGCCGGTGGAACGCCGCGTGAGGCACAACCTGGAAGTCGCCCGAGCACTCAGCGCCTGGAACCGGACCGACGAAGCCCTGGCCACCTTGCTGGACGCCGAACAGGCTGCCCCCGAACAGGTGCGCCACCACTACCTGAGCCGGGAACTGGTCATCGGCTGGATCCGAGGTACCCGAGGCCGCCCGTCCCAGCCGGTGGCAGACCTGGCACGCAGGCTCGGCGTCGTCGGCGGTTAG
- a CDS encoding PE-PGRS family protein: protein MEIGEHWAYRARPKDLGSEVRQVEVVRVGSSGRSGWIHVRFLEGDAAGLQEWVSSGSLVASWADVDTFRADDAAELALAESSRHVRGSTDFEAARMILGFVRPKNRLRLRRTVADAGVLELSRLDETAPLIGIDAAELRGDAMVYENRHGMCLAGWPVTERVARQVAGRLADEILPEVDRKQQGIEQERAQPSWYSYSRRDDRKLDAEAAVLRTVRAWCGEDKADRYDELVALRAEVIRLGGLVEKAVKALRDRGHGVIASTIERDLGVHIATLDPDVRR, encoded by the coding sequence ATGGAGATTGGCGAGCACTGGGCGTACCGCGCGAGGCCGAAGGACCTGGGTAGCGAGGTCCGCCAGGTCGAGGTCGTACGCGTGGGCAGCTCCGGCAGGTCTGGCTGGATCCACGTGCGGTTTCTCGAAGGCGATGCCGCTGGCCTGCAGGAGTGGGTCAGTTCCGGCTCTCTCGTAGCGTCGTGGGCGGATGTTGATACGTTCCGCGCGGATGACGCGGCGGAGCTGGCGCTGGCGGAGTCCTCTCGCCACGTCCGGGGCAGCACGGATTTCGAGGCCGCCCGCATGATTCTCGGCTTCGTCCGTCCGAAGAACAGGCTCCGCCTGCGCCGAACAGTGGCCGACGCCGGGGTCCTGGAGCTGAGCCGCCTCGACGAGACGGCACCGCTCATCGGCATCGACGCAGCTGAACTCCGCGGTGACGCCATGGTGTACGAGAACCGCCACGGCATGTGTCTGGCTGGGTGGCCGGTCACCGAGCGCGTCGCCCGCCAAGTGGCCGGCCGTCTCGCCGACGAGATCCTTCCGGAGGTGGACCGCAAGCAGCAGGGCATCGAACAGGAGCGTGCCCAGCCCTCTTGGTACTCCTATAGCCGACGGGACGACCGGAAGCTGGACGCAGAGGCAGCTGTCTTGCGAACCGTCCGGGCCTGGTGCGGCGAAGACAAGGCCGACCGCTACGACGAGTTGGTCGCCCTTCGCGCCGAGGTCATCAGGCTCGGGGGACTCGTCGAGAAGGCGGTCAAGGCTCTACGCGACCGAGGTCACGGCGTCATCGCCTCCACCATTGAGCGCGACCTTGGCGTCCATATCGCCACCCTTGATCCTGATGTGCGTCGATGA
- a CDS encoding PE-PGRS family protein — protein sequence MPRKKGRWQAEITDAGRFYLEHGHHPDRPELAPRKPRAAASEAGAPVAAGPSQDADPPTETKPAPKRAVKPPRPSPAAVGPALIAQVQEAGRFLRIPDPSAEERARYRRAFDAARQCAPDGYHLKYSGRAKGDFFLGLLRVSGEDDTEWNRIRLARSRVITDVEDVLAAVTKDHSAFEISEEVLPRVLTLIRLLADEALARYGEIAVSKKRRQPRPLLTVHGRTYEVGFRERQKQVRYVPKQPGRRTYDWQRVTPAHKFEPSGELELLVSENSGYSYNYGWKKEWADTAKKPLEEQIASILRALKARAEEQERARLEREAEQRRLREEREHQEAERRRLAAEREERERREWEAAVSAASIKAVHAVRAEHFGTALEQWRAAGEIRAFCAALDDVAAASEDALEVERLREWSAWGNTEADQLDPTTNGRGLAARDFNVESTKKQLRPFLDGWRPDRPEKEPPAQPTLPKPEPEPDSWRGVIDAHQDQGWRYGRQGRAQWWRR from the coding sequence ATGCCCAGGAAGAAGGGGAGGTGGCAGGCGGAGATCACTGACGCGGGACGCTTCTACCTGGAGCACGGGCATCATCCCGACCGTCCGGAGTTGGCTCCACGCAAGCCTCGCGCGGCGGCGTCTGAAGCCGGGGCGCCCGTTGCCGCTGGTCCGTCGCAGGATGCCGATCCTCCGACCGAGACAAAGCCCGCCCCGAAACGGGCTGTGAAACCTCCGCGCCCGTCGCCAGCAGCTGTCGGTCCGGCGCTCATCGCGCAGGTGCAGGAGGCCGGACGATTTCTTCGGATCCCTGACCCCAGCGCGGAGGAACGGGCTCGGTATCGCAGGGCGTTCGACGCAGCCCGGCAGTGCGCTCCGGATGGGTACCACCTGAAGTACAGCGGGCGGGCGAAGGGGGACTTCTTCCTCGGTCTGCTGAGGGTGTCCGGCGAGGACGACACCGAGTGGAACCGAATCCGGCTGGCACGAAGCCGAGTGATCACCGATGTCGAGGACGTGCTCGCCGCCGTCACCAAGGACCACAGCGCCTTCGAGATTTCCGAGGAAGTCCTGCCGAGGGTGCTCACACTGATCCGGCTCCTCGCCGATGAGGCACTCGCACGGTACGGCGAGATCGCGGTGTCCAAGAAGCGCAGGCAGCCGAGGCCGCTGCTCACTGTCCACGGCAGGACGTACGAGGTCGGCTTCCGTGAGCGGCAGAAGCAGGTCCGCTACGTCCCCAAGCAACCAGGTCGGCGCACGTACGACTGGCAGCGGGTCACGCCGGCTCACAAGTTCGAGCCGTCCGGCGAACTGGAGCTGCTGGTCAGCGAGAACTCGGGTTACAGCTACAACTACGGCTGGAAGAAGGAATGGGCCGACACGGCCAAGAAGCCGTTGGAGGAGCAGATCGCCTCAATCTTACGGGCGTTGAAAGCACGCGCGGAGGAGCAGGAGCGGGCCCGGCTGGAACGAGAGGCCGAGCAACGGCGTCTGCGAGAGGAACGGGAGCACCAGGAGGCCGAGCGCCGACGACTTGCAGCGGAGCGGGAGGAACGCGAGCGGCGGGAGTGGGAGGCCGCGGTAAGTGCGGCCTCGATCAAGGCGGTTCACGCGGTACGGGCCGAGCACTTCGGCACGGCCCTGGAGCAGTGGCGGGCCGCCGGTGAGATCCGGGCCTTCTGTGCTGCGCTGGATGACGTCGCCGCCGCATCGGAGGACGCCCTCGAAGTTGAGAGGCTGCGCGAGTGGTCGGCTTGGGGGAACACAGAGGCCGATCAGCTCGACCCCACGACGAATGGCAGGGGTCTGGCCGCCCGTGACTTCAACGTGGAGTCGACGAAGAAGCAGCTGCGACCGTTCCTCGACGGCTGGCGGCCGGACCGGCCGGAGAAGGAGCCTCCGGCTCAGCCAACGCTTCCCAAGCCGGAGCCGGAGCCGGACTCGTGGCGCGGCGTCATCGACGCACATCAGGATCAAGGGTGGCGATATGGACGCCAAGGTCGCGCTCAATGGTGGAGGCGATGA
- a CDS encoding metallophosphoesterase encodes MRARYGIPLGITAVGAAGLAYAAGFEVRSFRLRRVTVPVLPPGARPLRVLQVSDIHMVSGQRKKRAWLQSLAGLRPDFVVNTGDNLSDPEGVPEALDALGPLMEFPGVYVFGSNDYYGPKLRNPARYLFEKAQGRHGLNGNAPAVGVVHNPWEDLRDAFDTAGWVNLSNTRGRLKLDGMELAFTGLDDPHIKRDRYARVAGGPEKDADLSIAVVHAPYLRSLDAFTADGYPLILAGHTHGGQLCIPFYGALVTNCDLDTDRVKGLSTHEAEGNRAHLHVSAGCGTNRYTPIRFACPPEATLLTLVGQRD; translated from the coding sequence ATGCGCGCGCGATACGGAATTCCCTTGGGTATCACGGCGGTCGGGGCCGCCGGTCTCGCCTATGCGGCCGGATTCGAGGTGAGGTCCTTCCGGCTGCGCCGGGTGACGGTGCCGGTGCTGCCGCCGGGGGCGCGACCCCTGCGCGTGCTCCAGGTGTCGGACATCCACATGGTGAGCGGTCAGCGCAAGAAGCGGGCGTGGCTGCAGTCGCTCGCGGGCCTGCGCCCCGACTTCGTCGTGAACACCGGGGACAACCTCTCCGACCCGGAGGGCGTCCCCGAGGCACTCGACGCGCTGGGCCCCCTGATGGAGTTCCCCGGCGTGTACGTCTTCGGCTCGAACGACTACTACGGACCGAAGTTGCGCAACCCGGCCCGGTACCTGTTCGAGAAGGCGCAGGGCAGGCACGGTCTCAACGGCAACGCGCCGGCCGTGGGTGTCGTGCACAACCCGTGGGAGGACCTGCGGGACGCGTTCGACACGGCGGGCTGGGTGAACCTGTCCAACACCCGGGGCCGCCTGAAGCTCGACGGCATGGAGCTGGCCTTCACCGGCCTGGACGACCCGCACATCAAGCGCGACCGGTACGCGAGGGTGGCGGGCGGCCCGGAGAAGGACGCCGATCTGTCGATCGCGGTGGTCCACGCCCCGTACCTGCGCTCCCTGGACGCCTTCACCGCGGACGGCTACCCGCTGATCCTGGCGGGCCACACACACGGCGGCCAGCTGTGCATCCCGTTCTACGGCGCCCTGGTCACCAACTGCGACCTGGACACGGACCGTGTGAAGGGCCTGTCCACCCACGAGGCCGAGGGCAACCGCGCCCACCTCCACGTCTCGGCAGGCTGCGGCACCAACCGCTACACCCCCATCCGCTTCGCCTGCCCCCCGGAGGCGACGCTGCTGACGCTGGTGGGGCAGCGGGACTGA
- a CDS encoding GatB/YqeY domain-containing protein has protein sequence MTTLKARLKDDLTTAMKARDELRSSTLRLTLTAVTKEEVAGTAARELSDDEVLKVIAREAKKRREAAEAFDKGGRAESAARELAEGEILDAYLPKQLSDDELAAIVAAAVEEARAAGAEGPRAMGAVMKIVNPKVAGLADGGRVAAAVKQRLAG, from the coding sequence ATGACCACGCTCAAGGCCCGACTCAAGGACGACCTCACCACCGCCATGAAGGCGCGCGACGAACTGCGCTCGTCCACGCTGCGGCTGACGCTCACCGCCGTCACCAAGGAAGAGGTCGCCGGCACGGCCGCGCGCGAGCTCTCCGACGACGAGGTCCTCAAGGTGATCGCCAGGGAGGCGAAGAAGCGCCGCGAGGCCGCCGAGGCCTTCGACAAGGGCGGTCGCGCCGAGTCCGCCGCGCGCGAGCTGGCCGAGGGCGAGATCCTCGACGCGTACCTGCCCAAGCAGCTGTCCGACGACGAGCTCGCGGCCATCGTCGCCGCCGCCGTCGAGGAGGCCAGGGCCGCGGGCGCCGAGGGGCCGCGCGCCATGGGTGCCGTCATGAAGATCGTCAACCCGAAGGTGGCGGGTCTCGCCGACGGCGGCCGCGTCGCCGCCGCGGTGAAGCAGCGGCTCGCGGGCTGA